The Candidatus Nezhaarchaeota archaeon genomic interval GCCATAACTTTAAACCCTTCTCTATGAAGAAGATAAGCTAGGGACGCCGAGAAAACGGTCTTTCCAGACCCACCCTTACCACTGATAACAACTATCTCCTTCATGTAATCCTCCTCCGCTAGACCGTCACCACGCAATTAAAGTTTAACAAGCAAATCGGACTTAACCGTCATGATGTCAGCACACTAGGAGTGGTAATGTGCCTTACAATTCATTCCTTAACTCCAGTTAATGTTACCTTTACAAGCTCTCCCTCCTTACATACTAAAGTCTCTTTTGTCACGTTCACGATCCTATACTTCCTACCATCTCTAACATAGGGACTCTGGCATACTTGTCTATGAGGACAAATTTCGCTTTTGCACTTTTTTCTCCTATAAGTTATTATGGCATCTTCAACCGCTATTCTCGTATCTACTAAAGCATCAACCTCAGACTCCATAACCCTAGCCACAACAACCCATCCACCCCGCAATTGACATATATGCTTCTTCTTACCCACAACCTCAACCACCTTATACACGGTATTAGGCTCAAGTTTAAACGCGCAAACCTCTCTCAACTTACACTTGTAACATTCTTTAGCCGGCCCCTCAAAAATGAACTTGAAACCAGGTTTAGCCTGAAGTTCACTAACAAGGGTTACTAAAGTCTCCTTCATTTATCTTATCACCTTGGTAATCTTAGCAACCCTCTCAGCAGCCTCCCATGTGAGACCAGTATCACCTAGAATAGTGTACCTAGGTCTGACTTTATGTGCCTCAACCAACGCTCTTATGATGTACTCATCCTCGATTCCAAGTTCCTCGGCTGTAGTCGGAGCACCAATGATCTTCAGTGCCTTCTTTATGCTCCTCCAATCCATACCATGAAGGTAGGCCATCATTATGGTGCCAACTCCACACTGCTCTCCATGTAGTGCTGGCTTAGGAGCTATGATGTCTAGCATGTGTGAGAATTGGTGCTCAGCTCCTGAGCAAGGTCTCGAGGATCCTGCTATACACATAGCTACTCCACAGGACACTAGAGCCTCAATAACCACTCTAACTCCATCCTCTTTATGTGCTCCAATGAGCCTTGCATGCCTCATGATTAGCTTGGCCGAGAGAAGTGCCAAGGATGCTGCATACTCACCATAGTATTCATTCTTTATCTTATGGGCTAGCAACCAATCTCTAACAGCAGTTAACTTAGCTATAACATCTCCGCACCCACTAGCCAGGAACCTGTGTGGTGCTCTCATTATCGTATTTACGTCGGCTATGATCGCTGTTGGCGGCTTAGTTTTAATGGAGTATGGCACTCCAAGACTTTTAAGTGCAACCATAGGCGAGGATATGCCATCGTGGGACGCTACCGTTGGAACGCTTATAAATGCTACTCCAAGTTTGAAGGCGGCATACTTTCCAAGGTCTATTATAGTACCCCCGCCTATAGACACAATAAAATCAGGCTTAACATTGTTTGCACGCTCAATAACCTCTCCTTGCTCTTCTACGCTCGCTCCAACACTCTCATCAAAGACATCGAACCCCCCTTCAGACAAGGAGTTTAAGGCTACTTCACCAACAAGTTTATGGCTCGTCTTACTTAGTAGTACAAAGGCCTTCCCTGTAAGCCCAAGAGACTTGGCAACGTCACTTAACCTCTCAACAACTCCCTTGCCAATGAGTATCTTCCGAGGAAGCTCAATATCATGGGGATCAAGCAAAACCATTCACTCACCTCATTTCTCCGCAAAGCTTTTAAATCTGAACCTCTCACTTCCTGCTTGCAAGTTTCTAAAACTTAGTACTTTAAGAATACTATTCAATTTATGGTGTAGGTGTAGATGCCAATTATGATGAGGTCTTGGGAACCAATCTATAAGGGGACGACGACAGTTGGTGTCAGGTGTGTAGATGGCATAGTGCTATCCACTGATAGGAGGGTCACGTCTGGTTTCTACGTGGCGAATAAGAGAGGCAAGAAATTGCTTCAAGTTGATGATAGGGTATACGCAACAATAGCCGGCGTGGTAGCGGACGCTCAAATGCTAGTGGATAGAGTCAAAGCTCAGGTCAGATACATTAAGACGATAACTAAACAACCCCTATCAGTTAGGGCTATAGCAAACTTAACATCAAACATACTATTCCACTCACGTTTCTTTCCATTAATAGTTCACGTGATAGTGGCAGGGATAGACGACGAAGGCCCCGCGATGTTCAACATAGACCTCTTCGGCACACTAACAGAAGAGAAATACATAGCAACAGGTTCAGGCTCTCCACTAGCTATAGCTGTACTTGAGACCAAGTATAGAGAGGGCTTAACTGTTAAAGAGGCCATACCAATAGTTGTTGAGGCTATTAAGGCGGCTATGAGGTGGGATCCAGGCTCTGGAGAGGGATTTGACGTAGTAATCATCACTAAGGAAGGTGTAGAAGAGTTATCTCAAGAAAAGATCGAGAAGACTTAAGATGCTGGTGCTAATGGTCGATATGATTATTATTGGAAGGTAGTGAGAAATTGGTTCAAGCAAACCATATAGCTACACTTAGGGATGGAATACTAAAGGGTATACCACCAGAAGCTGGAGTTACTAGAATAGACTTTGAAGGACCTGAAATAGCTGTCTACGTTAAGAACCCAGCTGTTTTACTCTCAAGTGGAGATGTTGTAAAGTCAATAGCTAAGAACCTCAAGAAGAGAATAGTTCTAAGACCAGACCCTGAGGTTAGGAAGGACAAGGATGAAGCTAAGAAGATAGTTTACGAGCTAGTGCCTCCGGAGGCAGGAATAACTAACGTATACTTTGATGAGGTCATGGGTGAAATGGTGATAGAAGCCAAGAAGCCAGGTATGGTCATTGGTAAGAATGGCCAGGTCCTGAAACAACTACTAGCTCACACCTTATGGAGACCTGTACCCGTTAGAACCCCACCACTAAGGTCAAAGTTCATGGAATCAGTTTCAGCTTTAACCTACAAGAACAGTAGCTATAGACTAAGAATGCTAAAAGAAGTTGGGAAGAGAATTCACAGATCAATAATCTACAAGGTCGATAACGTAAGGATAACAGCTCTCGGCGGTTTTAAGGAAGTTGGTCGATCAGCCATACTTCTGGAAGTCGGTGAAGATAAGATACTACTGGACTGTGGGGTAAAGCCTGGTGCTAAAAGCTACATGAATGAATTTCCTAGTTTCTGGCTTGACGAGTTCAACATGGACTCTTTAAGTGCTATAGTAATAACACATGCACACCTAGATCACTGCGGCGCCCTTCCCCTTCTATTCAAGTATGGTTATCGAGGACCAGTCTACTGTAGTGAGCCAACTAAGATGCTTATGGCTTTAATACTCAAGGATTACTTGGATGTAGCTAATAAGGAGGGGAGAGTGCCGATATATGGAATTAGAGATGTAAAAGCCGCTCTCCTACACACCATGACTCTGAGTAACGGTGAAGTCACTGATATAGCCCCTAGCGTGAAACTCACTCTACACAATGCAGGTCACATACTCGGCTCATCAATAGCTCACCTACACATAGGTGAAGGACTACACAACATAGTGTATACTAGTGACTTTAAGTACGGTAAGACTAGGCTCCTTGAACCAGCATCACATGTATTCCCTAGACTGGAAACATTAATAATGGAATCAACGTATGGCGGACCCAACGATGTAATGCCACCAAGAGAGGAAACCGAGCTCAATTTAATAGAAATAATAAACAGAACCCTTGGACGAGGGGGGAAGGTACTAATACCAGTGCTGGCAGTTGGTAGAGCCCAAGAGATAATGCTTGTTCTAGCTGATGCCGTGGAGAAGAAGCTTATTCCATCAGTCCCCATATACATAGAGGGTATGGTTCAAGAATCCACAGCAATACACACAGCCTATCCTGAGAACTTGGCGAGAGAAGTTAGGGACAAAATACTTTATGAAGACGTAAACCCCTTCTTAGCCGAGAATTTCGTAACCTTAGAGAAGGGTCATGAGCGCTTAGACATAGTGGAGGGTGAGCCATGTATAATACTCACAACATCGGGGATGCTCAATGCTGGGCCAGCTCTTGAGTACTTCAAGTTAATGGCAGAGGACAAAAGGAATTCACTGATATTTGTAGCTTACCAGGTTGAAGGAACTCTTGGCAGAGCCATTCAGGAGGGGGCTAAAGAGGTTGTGATTGATTACGTAGATGGCAAGCCTCAGACAGTCAAGGTAGAAATGGAGGTTCACACATGTAATGGATTTAGTGGTCATAGCGATAGAAAGCAATTATTACGCTTTATTGAGAGAGTCACACCAAAACCTCATAGAGTAATACTATGTCATGGAGAGAGTGAGAAGACTATGAGCTTAGCCTCAAGTATAGAGAGGCAGTATAGGATTCCAGTAGAAACGCCAGACTACTTAGATTCCATTAAGATTAGATGATCCTCAATCCCTTAAGCTTAACCCAAATCTTGTCACCAACGTAGTGCAGATTCTTTATCACCTTCCCCTTGCTCATAGTCTCTATTTCAGCCTTACTAAACAGGGCCAGTCCAACACATAGAGGTTTCTCGTAGCGTTCGTCGACTATTACGACTAAGTCACCTTTCGAGAAGTCGCCATGCATCCTAGTTATCCCGGGGGCCATCACATCAGCCCCATTGACTATGTGCTTGACGGCACCCATATCTACGACCGTTTTAGGCAACTCGATGACTCCGTCAATTAGAGCAGTTAAAAGCGGCACAACCCTCCCGCTGAGCTTCATGGCTATAGGCTTATTGTCTGCTAAGTAGAGCAGCACGCCCCCGTCTATTGACATAACCTCCCATTTCGACTTGTAACTTAAAGGTACCTTGAAGGTCAGACTCTTCTCGAGAAACGTAACAACCTCCTTAGCCTCATTCTTACTCAAAACGTGTCTATGAGCTCCACACATGCTTAACTCCGAAAGCTCTTAGTCACTAAGATTTAAATATATACACCTTGAAAGGACTTAGAGAAAACTGGTTGGGTTCACCATGTCAGAGACAACTTTAGCAATACTATCGTCGTCCATTGGTAACCAAATATTTGTAAGATTGAAAGGGGGGAAAGAGTTTAGAGGAAAATTAAAGAGCTTCGATCAACACCTCAACATAGTTCTAGAGGATGCTGAAGAACTACGACAGAATGACCAACCAAAGAAGCATGGCCTAATATTGATTAGAGGAGATAGTATAGTCCTCATAAGTCCAGTGTCAAAGTGAGTGGTTAATCATGGTAAAGGGGACAACATCATTCGGAAAGATGAACAAAACTGCAACTCACATTAGGTGTAGACGATGTGGGAGGAGAGCATACAATAAGAGAAAACATTATTGTGCTGCTTGCGGTTTTGGAAGATCTAAGAGGATAAGGAGATATGCATGGCAAAACAAGCCATTAAATAAAGCCTGTCGCCTTGTCTAGAGCTCTCAATGGAAATCTTAATACTACCTTTACATTATTAAGTAGTAGCTAGGGGCCGGTAGATCAGCCTGGTGGATCGCCCGCTTGGCATGCGGGAGGTCGCGGGTTCAAGTCCCGCCCGGTCCACTTAATTTTTTAAGTGAATCCTTAAATATTGGAGCATTCTTTCCTTCTAATTGATGTTTATGAGGGCTAAGTACGCGTATCTGCTTGAGGATGGGGATGTTAGGCGCTGGTTTGATAATCTTGCGGCTAAGTCTTATTTGACTGCGACTGTTTACCTTAGGAATCTTGGGTTTTATTGTGAGGTTAATGGGACTGATCCTAAGGCTTTGCTTAGGGTTGCGAAGACTAAGGCTTTCAGGGATGGCTTTACCGATTTCGTCCGAAGGCTGGAGAGGGAGGGCAAGGCGGG includes:
- a CDS encoding NAD(P)-dependent glycerol-1-phosphate dehydrogenase; the encoded protein is MVLLDPHDIELPRKILIGKGVVERLSDVAKSLGLTGKAFVLLSKTSHKLVGEVALNSLSEGGFDVFDESVGASVEEQGEVIERANNVKPDFIVSIGGGTIIDLGKYAAFKLGVAFISVPTVASHDGISSPMVALKSLGVPYSIKTKPPTAIIADVNTIMRAPHRFLASGCGDVIAKLTAVRDWLLAHKIKNEYYGEYAASLALLSAKLIMRHARLIGAHKEDGVRVVIEALVSCGVAMCIAGSSRPCSGAEHQFSHMLDIIAPKPALHGEQCGVGTIMMAYLHGMDWRSIKKALKIIGAPTTAEELGIEDEYIIRALVEAHKVRPRYTILGDTGLTWEAAERVAKITKVIR
- a CDS encoding beta-CASP ribonuclease aCPSF1, whose amino-acid sequence is MVQANHIATLRDGILKGIPPEAGVTRIDFEGPEIAVYVKNPAVLLSSGDVVKSIAKNLKKRIVLRPDPEVRKDKDEAKKIVYELVPPEAGITNVYFDEVMGEMVIEAKKPGMVIGKNGQVLKQLLAHTLWRPVPVRTPPLRSKFMESVSALTYKNSSYRLRMLKEVGKRIHRSIIYKVDNVRITALGGFKEVGRSAILLEVGEDKILLDCGVKPGAKSYMNEFPSFWLDEFNMDSLSAIVITHAHLDHCGALPLLFKYGYRGPVYCSEPTKMLMALILKDYLDVANKEGRVPIYGIRDVKAALLHTMTLSNGEVTDIAPSVKLTLHNAGHILGSSIAHLHIGEGLHNIVYTSDFKYGKTRLLEPASHVFPRLETLIMESTYGGPNDVMPPREETELNLIEIINRTLGRGGKVLIPVLAVGRAQEIMLVLADAVEKKLIPSVPIYIEGMVQESTAIHTAYPENLAREVRDKILYEDVNPFLAENFVTLEKGHERLDIVEGEPCIILTTSGMLNAGPALEYFKLMAEDKRNSLIFVAYQVEGTLGRAIQEGAKEVVIDYVDGKPQTVKVEMEVHTCNGFSGHSDRKQLLRFIERVTPKPHRVILCHGESEKTMSLASSIERQYRIPVETPDYLDSIKIR
- a CDS encoding 50S ribosomal protein L37e — protein: MVKGTTSFGKMNKTATHIRCRRCGRRAYNKRKHYCAACGFGRSKRIRRYAWQNKPLNKACRLV
- a CDS encoding UPF0179 family protein; the encoded protein is MKETLVTLVSELQAKPGFKFIFEGPAKECYKCKLREVCAFKLEPNTVYKVVEVVGKKKHICQLRGGWVVVARVMESEVDALVDTRIAVEDAIITYRRKKCKSEICPHRQVCQSPYVRDGRKYRIVNVTKETLVCKEGELVKVTLTGVKE
- a CDS encoding LSm family protein translates to MSETTLAILSSSIGNQIFVRLKGGKEFRGKLKSFDQHLNIVLEDAEELRQNDQPKKHGLILIRGDSIVLISPVSK
- a CDS encoding proteasome subunit beta — translated: MMRSWEPIYKGTTTVGVRCVDGIVLSTDRRVTSGFYVANKRGKKLLQVDDRVYATIAGVVADAQMLVDRVKAQVRYIKTITKQPLSVRAIANLTSNILFHSRFFPLIVHVIVAGIDDEGPAMFNIDLFGTLTEEKYIATGSGSPLAIAVLETKYREGLTVKEAIPIVVEAIKAAMRWDPGSGEGFDVVIITKEGVEELSQEKIEKT
- a CDS encoding RNA-binding protein; its protein translation is MCGAHRHVLSKNEAKEVVTFLEKSLTFKVPLSYKSKWEVMSIDGGVLLYLADNKPIAMKLSGRVVPLLTALIDGVIELPKTVVDMGAVKHIVNGADVMAPGITRMHGDFSKGDLVVIVDERYEKPLCVGLALFSKAEIETMSKGKVIKNLHYVGDKIWVKLKGLRII